The stretch of DNA GCCCAACAGCCCGCAGCTTATCCTGCCATGACCAACATGGGTCACAACCCCAGCTATCCCGCCTACGGTCTGCCTCAGGTTCGTCTCTGCTTCTACATTCCACCGAGAATGCCTAGGACTGACGATTGAGCAGCAGTAtgccccgcccccgccacccCAACAAAGGTACCAGCCCAGTGGTAGCCCAATGACGGCGTATGGCTCGCCGGTTCCACAAGCTACCGTTCCGCAGGGATGGCAACCAGGCTTTGTGCCTCAGGCGTACCAAGCTAGGGGCTCGGTACCGCCTACCGCTCAAAATCACATGGGTATCCCCTATGCTTACGGACAGCTGCCCGCGAATGCGAACCCAAACGACCCTAAGAGTCAGCACCCCATCCCAGGCAGTTACAATAGGAACCATGCCTTCAATCCCAAGACGCAGTCCTTCGTCCCTGGCGGAAGCCCGATGCACCCAATACCGCCTCCACAGCCCCCCTTCACAGCCCCCGGGTCTCATCACGGGAGCCCCCAAATAGGGACACCTCACCTTGCATATGCGGCTTATCAGCCCGCGGTTCCCCCGTCGTACGGCGGGGGATATGGCATGGCGAGGCAGGGCTCGAACAACTCCATACCCTCCTACCATGGCCCTCCTATGCCTCAGCATGTGCCGCCACCTATGCagagcatgccgccgccccagcatGTTCCCCAGAACGCGCCGCCCCATGCTGTTAGCCGCCCGGCCGTGCCAGTGGTAGCGAATCAGATATATAGCCACCTACCCACCTACGGCAACCCGGCCACGCTGCCGCAGAAGCCAGCCGCTGGAATTTAGGAGCATCAGGGCGGTGTTCGGAGCCGAGCACCGAAACGGCGTATAAAGGGCATGATCAAGCATCTTGGCGTTACCGGGTGGATAGGATGAATGGCATTGATGTTTTTTTAACCTGTaggccatggcctcctcTTAGATGAGATACACATATCCGGGGACATGAAGACTGCATGACGATTCAATCCCATTTCTAAAAGTCCTCAGAGAAGACGACACAAAAGATGTCGCCTTGCCCGCAACGCCGTGATGATTTGTGTTTGAACGCGGTGCCCCAGCCTCGTGTCTGTGTCATACACCTTGCAGGACGCACCAAGTTCCCGCCTTTTTGGTGCAGAATGCCTCTGGCTATTCATCCTGCACGTCATATCAATAATAATGCCCATGTAAGTATCACCCTCTACTCCGCGGGCTCCCGAGGCTCCCGGGGCTCTCGGGGCTCTCGGGGTTCGCGCGGCTCACGCGGCTCCCGAGGCTCTCtcggctggccgccgccccgaccaccgccgcggccacctcgcttcccgccgccaccacgctGGTTACCGCCCTTGTCACCATCCGTCTTCCCCTCGCCATCCTTCTCGTTGCTGGTCAGgttcgccgtcgccagccgcTGAGACAGATCGATCTGGGTTCGGATGGTATTGGCCAGGTAGCTGACCATAAGCACGTCCTGGATGTGGTTGTTGAAGTCGTGCTCAATCTGGGAGGCGTCGACCTTGGGCGCCAGGGACAGGGCGCTCATGAGATACTGCCCCAGAGCGTTGTTCGgctcctcatcctcgtccaaGACGCCGTTGACCCACTCGCTGACCCGGTCGAGGAGGTTGAGCGTCTGCTCGATCGACCGGCCGAGTCCCTCAATGTCTGATACCAGGGGCGCGGTCCGGGACTCGTTGTCTTGCGCACTagcgatggcctcgagggcgttCCTCTCAGAGTCGCCGTAAAGCATCTTGTGAGGCACCTGGATGAAGAGGCagctctcggcggcgcgctcggcgttGACGGCCACGGGGGCGCTGATGTAGCATCTCGTCTCGATGtcctcgccgggctgggTCGAGATGGTCAAATGGATAGCGGGGTGGGGGAAGGTA from Purpureocillium takamizusanense chromosome 6, complete sequence encodes:
- a CDS encoding uncharacterized protein (COG:J~MEROPS:MER0030133~EggNog:ENOG503NYNR), whose translation is MAAATERFIHLARPLAHGNVGIQTNIAPLSVNIQPQAVLSILDHAVRRDVHENAQSTRVIGALVGTRSEDGTEVEVRSCFAIPHTEEQDQVEVDVEYQKNMLALTLKANPREALLGWYTTSHELNSFSALIQNFFASPETGTFPHPAIHLTISTQPGEDIETRCYISAPVAVNAERAAESCLFIQVPHKMLYGDSERNALEAIASAQDNESRTAPLVSDIEGLGRSIEQTLNLLDRVSEWVNGVLDEDEEPNNALGQYLMSALSLAPKVDASQIEHDFNNHIQDVLMVSYLANTIRTQIDLSQRLATANLTSNEKDGEGKTDGDKGGNQRGGGGKRGGRGGGRGGGQPREPREPREPREPREPREPREPREPAE